A single Leguminivora glycinivorella isolate SPB_JAAS2020 chromosome 25, LegGlyc_1.1, whole genome shotgun sequence DNA region contains:
- the LOC125239088 gene encoding spermine oxidase-like isoform X2, with protein MEDITKNRPDLLKDQDFISGLLTFIELMVDNLEGSNDWNEVTTGGDYEDLEGPQSLSFHRHGYKTFFDIMLNTYKGGPGLPNLDIKLNTEVKVIRSPQHPTEKVIVECSDGSTYVADNVIVTVSLGVLKAKKSSLFSPPLPKDKQTAIDKISMGVLDKVVLAFDEPWWTQNVSRLLFIWKEADKNKVPVSDLWTTKILGASRPMGSSNTLTLWISGNTAKEVEALPEDTVKAKCVELLQKFVGDTLKITVPQPNAILRTTWYSNPHTRGSYTFDNTLTPDYPDARDWLASPILDSAETPRILFAGEATNRRHFGTVHGASETGYREAKRLLPDIAK; from the exons ATGGAGGATATCACAAAGAACAGGCCGGATCTACTCAAGGACCAAGACTTCATATCAGGGTTACTGACATTCATCGAGTTGATGGTAGACAACTTGGAAG GTTCCAACGACTGGAACGAGGTGACGACAGGAGGTGATTACGAAGATCTGGAGGGGCCCCAGAGCTTGAGCTTCCATCGGCATGGCTACAAGACATTCTTCGATATTATGCTG AACACATACAAAGGCGGTCCAGGCCTCCCAAACCTAGACATAAAGCTGAACACCGAAGTAAAAGTCATCCGGTCCCCACAACACCCCACAGAGAAGGTCATCGTAGAATGTAGCGATGGTAGCACCTATGTGGCTGACAATGTTATAGTTACAGTCTCTCTTGGAGTTCTTAAAGCCAA aAAATCCTCGCTATTCTCACCGCCGTTGCCCAAAGACAAGCAGACAGCCATAGACAAGATAAGCATGGGCGTTTTGGATAAGGTCGTCCTGGCGTTTGACGAGCCTTGGTGGACGCAGAACGTGTCGAG gttattaTTCATATGGAAAGAAGCAGATAAAAATAAAGTGCCAGTATCAGATCTCTGGACTACCAAAATTTTGGGAGCCTCTCGACCCATGGGGTCCAGTAACACGCTAACTTTGTGGATCAGTGGAAATACTGCGAAAGAG GTAGAGGCGCTTCCAGAAGACACAGTGAAGGCGAAATGCGTAGAGCTGCTTCAAAAGTTTGTAGGGGATACCTTGAAGATCACTGTGCCCCAGCCCAATGCTATACTACG tacaacCTGGTACTCGAACCCGCACACCCGCGGCAGCTATACCTTCGACAACACCCTCACTCCGGACTACCCAGACGCTCGAGATTGGCTCGCGAGCCCTATTCTGGACTCTGCAGAGACCCCGCGAATCCTGTTCGCGGGAGAAGCCACGAATCGGCGCCATTTTGGAACGGTGCATGGCGCCAGTGAGACTGGGTACAGAGAGGCTAAGCGGTTATTGCCTGATATTGCGAAATAA
- the LOC125239088 gene encoding spermine oxidase-like isoform X1 gives MELTLLLCVIGVVVADSPKHYDTIVVGLGSAGVTAASTLARAGRRVLGIEAQGRVGGRVYTVPFGDGVVELGGEWVLGTKNSPTYAAAQQHNISIIPQEWNILTYYSDGTAADSKLISHFSELADESFNEGPEPPEAQGNFTTRKIMEDITKNRPDLLKDQDFISGLLTFIELMVDNLEGSNDWNEVTTGGDYEDLEGPQSLSFHRHGYKTFFDIMLNTYKGGPGLPNLDIKLNTEVKVIRSPQHPTEKVIVECSDGSTYVADNVIVTVSLGVLKAKKSSLFSPPLPKDKQTAIDKISMGVLDKVVLAFDEPWWTQNVSRLLFIWKEADKNKVPVSDLWTTKILGASRPMGSSNTLTLWISGNTAKEVEALPEDTVKAKCVELLQKFVGDTLKITVPQPNAILRTTWYSNPHTRGSYTFDNTLTPDYPDARDWLASPILDSAETPRILFAGEATNRRHFGTVHGASETGYREAKRLLPDIAK, from the exons ATGGAGCTAACACTACTCTTGTGTGTGATTGGCGTCGTCGTGGCAGATAG CCCAAAGCACTATGACACGATAGTAGTCGGTTTGGGCTCAGCGGGTGTGACGGCTGCATCTACCTTGGCGCGCGCGGGCAGACGGGTCCTAG GTATAGAGGCGCAGGGACGTGTCGGCGGCAGGGTGTACACGGTGCCATTCGGAGATGGGGTTGTAGAGTTAGGTGGTGAATG GGTCCTAGGCACCAAAAACAGCCCCACTTACGCTGCAGCACAGCAGCACAACATCTCCATAATCCCTCAAGAGTGGAATATCCTGACGTACTATTCTGATGGAACAGCTGCAGATTCAAAGCTGATCAGCCACTTCAGCGAGCTAGCTGATGAAAGCTTCAATGAGGGTCCGGAGCCACCTGAGGCTCAAGGGAATTTCACCACTAGAAA AATCATGGAGGATATCACAAAGAACAGGCCGGATCTACTCAAGGACCAAGACTTCATATCAGGGTTACTGACATTCATCGAGTTGATGGTAGACAACTTGGAAG GTTCCAACGACTGGAACGAGGTGACGACAGGAGGTGATTACGAAGATCTGGAGGGGCCCCAGAGCTTGAGCTTCCATCGGCATGGCTACAAGACATTCTTCGATATTATGCTG AACACATACAAAGGCGGTCCAGGCCTCCCAAACCTAGACATAAAGCTGAACACCGAAGTAAAAGTCATCCGGTCCCCACAACACCCCACAGAGAAGGTCATCGTAGAATGTAGCGATGGTAGCACCTATGTGGCTGACAATGTTATAGTTACAGTCTCTCTTGGAGTTCTTAAAGCCAA aAAATCCTCGCTATTCTCACCGCCGTTGCCCAAAGACAAGCAGACAGCCATAGACAAGATAAGCATGGGCGTTTTGGATAAGGTCGTCCTGGCGTTTGACGAGCCTTGGTGGACGCAGAACGTGTCGAG gttattaTTCATATGGAAAGAAGCAGATAAAAATAAAGTGCCAGTATCAGATCTCTGGACTACCAAAATTTTGGGAGCCTCTCGACCCATGGGGTCCAGTAACACGCTAACTTTGTGGATCAGTGGAAATACTGCGAAAGAG GTAGAGGCGCTTCCAGAAGACACAGTGAAGGCGAAATGCGTAGAGCTGCTTCAAAAGTTTGTAGGGGATACCTTGAAGATCACTGTGCCCCAGCCCAATGCTATACTACG tacaacCTGGTACTCGAACCCGCACACCCGCGGCAGCTATACCTTCGACAACACCCTCACTCCGGACTACCCAGACGCTCGAGATTGGCTCGCGAGCCCTATTCTGGACTCTGCAGAGACCCCGCGAATCCTGTTCGCGGGAGAAGCCACGAATCGGCGCCATTTTGGAACGGTGCATGGCGCCAGTGAGACTGGGTACAGAGAGGCTAAGCGGTTATTGCCTGATATTGCGAAATAA